The genomic interval GACCTTGGAACCGAGTGACCAGGGACGACTGAGGAGAGGCAGTTTCCTTCCCTCTCCGGGCTGCAGGTTTTTAATGTCTTCTTTGTTGGTCCGGGCCACTGGAGACTGAACTGAAGGGAGAGACTTTAGGCTGTTCCCTCCCTCCTGGATAAAATGGTGCATGCTTTTCCTGTTTAAACAGGGCCCAGTTGTGAAGTGCCCTGACTTCGCACACACCAAGGCCCGGCAACGGCTGCAATAAATCAATAGGAAAATAGAAGCTGCCAGTTAGACTAAACAAGTGCATTTGCAAAGACGGCTAGCCCTCATTAATCACTCTGACAGTCCTAAAAACACATTTCCCCTTTAATGACTGTATTTGGATAATCAGTGCTTTTTCCTCCTCAGTCAGAGTTTGAGTAACAGACAGCTGGTGTTATTACAGCCATTGGGgagggagtgctgggattagggtcGACGAAGAGCCATCCACTGGaggtctccgaaaaaaaaaaaaatgaaaaccggGTTGGCTGCAAAGCTGTTGTTATGCAATAATGAGGGGGAGCTTTGTACTGCCATTGACGGCTCCCGGGCAGCCATGTGCAAAGTTTCCCCCAAACCTCGACACCCACCTGCATTATGTGAATACAAAGGCTTCATGTTGGGTTTTATGAGCTTTGGCAGATTTAACTGGGGTTGGGGAGGCAGGAGGCTCTCTGGCAGGGAGGTAAGAAGATGGGTTGATGTGATTTGGCTTTGTTTCCTTTAGGTGACTTTGGCTTTCAGGAGAAAGTTTGAAACCCGGCACATTCCTTTTTATAAATGATGTAACACATTAATGCACAGCACATTATGAAAATGGTAATTCAAACCCATAGTGCTCCAAATTAAACCATACATTATCGGATGCACTCAACCATCTATTTTGCAAAAAGACAGGATGAATGAAATCAAATCAAACAGAAAACTGGAGTGCAGCTTCCCCTACAGAATGATTAATAAAGTGTAGAGCCACAGGATTATTGTAAGATGAATTCCACCATAACCCAGACATACATCAGGAGGGAGTTAGTTCATATACCCAGAGATGCAATCACAGTATGCTAGGTAGGGCAGAGCAATTATGGCTGCAGAAAGATGGGGAAGGGCCCCACACCTCCCGCTTGGGCTATGAATTTCTTAGGAGATAGGTTTGCGGGTGTACAGTTGGGAAGTTAAAAACTTAACACCACATGATTTTGTTTGAGTCCAGCCTATATCCAAGGGTGAGTCtttcccctctttctcctcctcccttcctcccatgGCTGCCACAAGGCCACAAAAATAACCAGGCAAGAGGTGTGAAAATAGGACCTGGAGCCAGGAACGTCCAGTGTCTCAAGTTCCAGCCCTGTGGCTTCCACCCTTCCTGGTGCTTTGGGAACACCGGCCCCATTTCTGGCGCCTGGGAGAGATTAGGAGAAAGAGGCGGAGGAGGGCTGGGAAGAGAAGGAGGTGGAGAAATGGAAGGTGGAGGTGACCCTCAAAGAAAGGGTTGCTGGAGGCATTAATTATGCAAATAAGCACTGGATAGGGGAGCACCACCTCCATTAAGATGGCAACTTTGTTTAATGGGAATTAAGCTATTGAAAGTAACAAACTTTTCATCAGCTTATTAAAACTGTCACATTTCTTAGGTGGGGAGAGCCATCTTTTCAGAGTAGAACTGGACACTCCAGACTATGTGACCTGCCCTTTGCGGCCACAATGGTAGTTGGGGGCAGCCTATTCCCACCAGGCCCAACAGTGAACTTCCCAGTCACCAAAGGCCACCAATACATTTTATGGGGTAAACTCTGTAGTCTAAGGAGTTCTCTAACTGCATTCTTACACCTAAGGTATAAGCCAAACACCTTTTAGAACAGTTTCTTTTGGTATAGGGAATTTGCTAGTTGTgcgtcccttccttcctccctcccaacaAGAGGAGCCCTTTGGTTTGTGGATAGGGAGGTCTGAAGACTTGAAGTGTAAGAAAGCAAAGTTTAAGTCGCCCTACAGAGGGAGCAATTTCCATCATTTTTAGCAGGCATTAAAAAACATAGTGAGGGGGTGGGTCTCTGAAGGAAAGAGGGGCCTTCAGAGGAAGGGAAGAtggcaaagaaataataaacaacgaacaaaacaacagaaaaagaaacaataaagccACGAGTCGCTACATTTAGTTCGTTTAAAGATTCGGGCCAGATTGAACCCCGAGAAATTGGATAATGCTGGTTTCCCAGGAAGAAGGGAAGACCAGATCAGGGATCTGGTCTCAGGGCACTTTCTCTAATTCGGGTTTCCCAGTGCCCAGTGGTAGGAGCACCCCAGGATCCCTTTCCTTTTGCTAGATCCAAAGATttggtaaaacacacacacacacacacacacacacacacacacacacacacacacacacacgccctgtCTGTCGTCGAGTTTGTGGACAACCAAAAACAGCGCAGAGAAACCGGCCCCATCCTACGCACTGCACTTGACCTCGGGCCACAGACGTTTCAAAAGCATGCACCTTTCGGAGCACGAACTCCCAAGTCGCATTCCTTACAGAAAAAGCAAACAGCACAACCCCAACGACAGATCCCACGAGGAGCACGGCCAGGAAGCGGCGCAGGAGGCGGTTTTGCAGAGCGTCCCAGTGGCCCCGCGCGCCCAGGCCCTTGCGCAGGGAGCGAGCGCCCCCGGCCCGATGGAGCGGGGTCCTGGCGTCGGGCAGCCGAAGTCTGAGCCGCCGTGCCTTGGCTGGCGCAGCCCGCTCTCGCTGCTGGGGGTAGGGCAGCGAGTCTGCATTGGGCTGGATGTGGCTGGGCCTCCCAGAGATGTCCCTTCTCTCCTCCCGCCTTGGACACTCGCGCAGGGCCTGTCTATGGTACAGGGGGCAGGCTCCCTGGCCAACACGTCAGTAAACAGCACCCGCCCTCTCTTGCCCGAGGATGCAGAGGCCAGTGTCAGTCGTGCGGGCTCAAGAAAATGGACGAGCCAGGCCCAGGGGCCCGGCTCCTCCGGACTGAGAGTGGCTTCAAGGTCTTGAGTCATCGTCGCATCTTCTCAGCAAAACCCAAACCCTGTTTCGAAGTTTCCGGGGCGCAGATGACCCAGGTCGACAACCCAGCGATGGCTGAGGGGAGCCCCCAAGCCTTGAGAAGCAACCCTCTCAGCAGGTGCCTTTACCCTCTGGTCAGGAGAGAGGAAACGCCCCACAAAAACAGCAGGTAGGAATCCTTCGCGTTCAGAAGATGAGAAGAACCAAGGTGCCGTCGGGGCTAGTGCGGGCTGCGGCTTCTCTCCGAGGCCTGTCGCTCGTCTTCCTGCCACCAGGTGGCGCCAAAGGCATTTCGTCTCTGCCCGCCAGGCCGCCGGGCTCCAGGACTGCGCTGCTGGAGTCTCTGCCGGAGCCCTTGGTGCTGGGGTCCTGGGGTCCCTTCTTAGCTCCCTTAGCACGTCGCATCTGGGCCCAGAGGAAAATCCACTTTTACACACACCCTCCACCCTGGCCCCAGGAAATGTCAAGGTCTTTGAAGTGAGGCTGGGAGCTACATAAccaactggggaaaaaaaattaaaaggtggtTTTATGTTATTTGTAATGCGTTGgcagaagttttgttttttctcccccATTTCTTGAGGAAAGGCATTAAACTCGTCCTTGAACGGAAATCACAGAAGGAAACCATAAGACATTTTAAACAAGAATAAAAGAAGGGCATCTGCTTAGGTGTCTGGAAGAGGGTGGGCGAGGCAAGAGAGAAGCACACCACGGTGTGAATATAGCCAAGTATTTCATTTATTAACAAAATAAGTCTTACCAAGGGAGAGCTCTGTTCGTCCCAAACAGGCCCCGCAGCCCCCGCGCTGCCGCATCAGACCAGAaggagggaggagtggggagaagaCCCCAGTCGCTGCGGGGTCCACTCTGGGGGCTCTGCCGGGCCAGGCCTAGGAGAGGGCGGGGGCTGCTGTGATCCGAGAGCTCCCTGACGCCCCAACCTTCCCCGAACGCAGCTAACGAGCTCGTGACGTCCGCTGACATCGCCACCGGTCTGCTTTGGAGGGATCTAGCGAGAATCACCTACCCCACCCCTACTGCCAGGGGAGGGGTCGTTGCCCCCACGAGGGAGAGAAAAACAAGGACTATAAAGCACTTCGCAAAATGTAAGGGGCCGGCTTCACGCCAGCGGGGCCTTCTGGGACTTTGAATTCAACCAGGTGAGCGCTCCAGGTGCCCCGACAGGCGCACTGTGGCCACTGGGTGTTAGGGGCGGGAGTCTGGAAGGTGACGGCAGACGGCCACTTGGGCCCTTCTGGGGGCGAGCCTACTGGTGGGGTCAGGGCTCTCCGTGCTCAGAGCAAGGTAGGGGAGCAAGGCCCTATTTTTGGGGGGCAGGGTCCAGACCAAGGACCCTATGCGCGGAGGGTGGCGGGGGAGGAGTCCCGGAGCAGTGTACCAGGTCAATAGAGCTCCAGGGCCCCTGCCACCCAGGTGGCCCCCTCCACCCCCAAAATGAGTTACAAAAAAAAACTCCTCTCTGTTACTTgtacaacaaaggaaaaaacaaaacaaaacaaaacaaaacaaaaacaaaaacagaaccgCAAATGGAAGGAAACAAGAGGGAATGAAGGgggaagagggaaaaagagaaggcGGAAACGTAGTTTTAAGTTAAGACTCATGCAAGAAACTCCCCAGGAAGGGAAAACAAAACGTCTAGAAGAACCCAAAGACCCCAACTCTCCCTCAAACCAAAccaatcaaaaccaaaaaaagaggaaaaggaataaaaaatgtaaaacttatatctaagaaaaagaaaataacagaaaggaAGAGGGGCAGGGATCATGTCATTATTTGTgggattaatattattatttgggAGAACACAGACTTTTTGCATACCATTGACTCATGTGGGCCGTTAATGCACTTATATTCCCAGCTTGTAAGCTAACATTATAGTAAATAAATACACAGTCCGGTGGGGAAGGGCTGGGTGGGGAATCCCGGCAGGGTCAAGCAGTAATGGAGGTTGCAGCGGCGAcggcaggtggggagggaggaggagggagagggaggagggtgagggggcTGGGGTGGAGGAAGAGCTGTAGTTACTGGTATCCCAGCGCCGAGGCTGAAGCTAGTCTCTGTCCATACAGCGCGTATGGCGAGTAGTAGGGTCCGGCTGTGGGGAGGGACGGCACGGCCAGGCCCCCCGCTGTGGATAAGTGGCTCTTGCCATAGGGGTGGTACCGGCTTAGGCCCAAAGTGTGTGGACTCCGCAAGGACAGCGACCCGGGGCTGCCGGGGGCGGCGGGCGGGGGGAGGTGCAGATGgcaggaggcggcggcggcggcggcggcggcggcgctgcCCAGGCCCGAGGCCCCGGGGTAGGCGGCCAGAAGTTTCTCGGCTCCCGGCAGGGCCGTGTGGGTCCGTAGGTGGCTGAGCAGCTCCTCCGAGGTGGCGAAGCGCTTGTCGCACGGCCCACTGGCCGCCACCCAGTTGCAGCTGTGCGGCAGCGGTTCGTTCTGCAGCATGAAGCCGTAGGTGTAGAGCGGGTGGCCGGGGAGCGCGGCCTGGGCGGCGCTGGACGAGAGCGCGGCGGGCTGCAGCGGGTGCCCGGGGTACACCAGCGGGTAGCCCCCCGCCTTCAGGCTGGGCCCGGCAGGGTCGTGCGCGCTGCAGGTGGAGCAGCTGGAGCCGCCGAGGTGCGAGGCGCCGTGGTAACCTCCCAGGCAATAGGGGTCGCGGCATAATCCCTGCAGGAAGGAGGGCGGGGAGGCCCCGGTGAGCGGGCTGGAGCTGGGGGGCTTGCCCGGCGGCAGGCCCAGGCCCCCAGACAGCTGGCCTCCCACGAGGCCGGACTTGCTAGGATCCAGGCCAGGCACGAACTGAGACGGGTAGCCGGCGTAGGCGCCCACGATGGAGCCGTGGTAGCCAATGCTGGAGGGCGGCAGCGGGAACACCGAGTGGCCCGGCTTGTAGGGAGACACCGGCGCCACGTGGCCGGCCCCCACCAACGCCGAGGGCGGCTCGGACTTGCGCCCGGAGGCCCCGGACTCGGCGCCACCGTGCGCTCCGGGCTCCCCACCGCCGCCGCGGCTCACGGCTGCCGGCTCCGGGCTGGGCTTGGGCTCCTGGTCTTTCTTGTCCAGCTCCCCGCCGCCAACCCCGCCGCCGTTCTTGCAGTCAGAGTGGTGCGGGGAGCCGCCGCGGGAGCCGCCGGGCGACGACGAGGACGAGGATGCGGAGACCGGCGCTCCATGCGGGGGAAAGGGCGGGCAGGCGGCGCTGGGGACCCTGAAGCCCGCCTTGTCTCCCGGGGacgaggaggacgaggaggaggtgGAAGACACCGAGGAGGAGCCGCTGTCTTTGCGGGAGTCGCCGCCACCGGAGCCCTTGGAGTAGGGCTTGAAGCTGGACTTGTCCTCGGCCGGTGAGTCCCCCAGCTGCTTCAAGGCCGCGGCTGCGGAGGCGGCGCCCGGGGCTGAGCGGCCGGGGTCCTTCTCCGCTCCCAGCCCGTTGGACGCCGCCGCCACCGAGTTGAGTTTGGAGGAGGGCGGCGGGTCCGGCTTGCCGATCTGCGAGCAGGTCTGGGCCAGCAGCGCCAAGGGGCTCTTCTTGGCGTCCAGCTGTGGGAGACAGAagcagggggagggagaaggagtgAGACTCAGAGGCCTGCGGGGCGAGCGGGGGCGCCCGGGGAGCTGGGCGGCGGCGCCACGGGGCGGGGCGGGCCTGGGGAGAGGGTCTGCGAGCGAGGGCCGGGCCGGGCGCGGCAGCTGGTGGAACTGCGCCCACACTGCCGCTGGGTCCCGGGGTGCGCCGCAGGCCCTGCGGAAGGAGTTCACCCAGGACCCCTGCGGGAGAAGGTGACGTCTCTGGAGTCGGGGCTGTGACTCGCCACTACCCTCTAATGTCCCCCTCCTCCAGGCCCAGGAAAAAACTTATTCCTTTAGTTTGGGGGAACTTCGCTTGGGACGGGTTTCTGGCGATGGCGCCGCGGGGTAGGAGCGGGGAGCGCGGATTCTAAAGGAGGGGCTGCAGTTGGCGCTCTCTCCGTAGCCCCTCCCTCCCGGGGAGGGCACccagggaagaggcaggaagaaagACCCGGGATCGGGAGCGCCGGGGCGCCGTGCGCCCTCACCGGATGGGACAGAGGCGAAGTGGCACCCGGGCAGCCAGGGCTTCAAAGAAAACAGCCCGGCGTGGGGGGCGGGGAAGACCCAGCAGAGACCAACTCCTGGCTGGAAACTGGGGATCAGAGGAAAAGTAAAGGACCCAGAGGGGACTCCAGGAGCAAATCCAATCCGAGAGAAAACACGGAGCTCCGAAGGGCGAGCGTGGAAGGAGACCCTTCCACGGGGAAGCCTGGGGAAGCCCTGGTGGGCTCTGATCCCTCGGTTTTCTTCCCCTCCTCACTCAGCCCG from Gorilla gorilla gorilla isolate KB3781 chromosome 7, NHGRI_mGorGor1-v2.1_pri, whole genome shotgun sequence carries:
- the ZNF703 gene encoding zinc finger protein 703, which codes for MSDSPAGSNPRTPESSGSGSGGGGKRPAVPAAVSLLPPADPLRQANRLPIRVLKMLSAHTGHLLHPEYLQPLSSTPVSPIELDAKKSPLALLAQTCSQIGKPDPPPSSKLNSVAAASNGLGAEKDPGRSAPGAASAAAALKQLGDSPAEDKSSFKPYSKGSGGGDSRKDSGSSSVSSTSSSSSSSPGDKAGFRVPSAACPPFPPHGAPVSASSSSSSPGGSRGGSPHHSDCKNGGGVGGGELDKKDQEPKPSPEPAAVSRGGGGEPGAHGGAESGASGRKSEPPSALVGAGHVAPVSPYKPGHSVFPLPPSSIGYHGSIVGAYAGYPSQFVPGLDPSKSGLVGGQLSGGLGLPPGKPPSSSPLTGASPPSFLQGLCRDPYCLGGYHGASHLGGSSCSTCSAHDPAGPSLKAGGYPLVYPGHPLQPAALSSSAAQAALPGHPLYTYGFMLQNEPLPHSCNWVAASGPCDKRFATSEELLSHLRTHTALPGAEKLLAAYPGASGLGSAAAAAAAAASCHLHLPPPAAPGSPGSLSLRSPHTLGLSRYHPYGKSHLSTAGGLAVPSLPTAGPYYSPYALYGQRLASASALGYQ